A region of Argentina anserina chromosome 5, drPotAnse1.1, whole genome shotgun sequence DNA encodes the following proteins:
- the LOC126794147 gene encoding toll/interleukin-1 receptor-like protein yields MACAEASSSSGSLIPSCRHDVFLSFRGTDTRLGFTYNLYKALDREKIKTFFDDRTLKRGENISATLLQAIQVSKISVVICSENYGSSSWCLDELVKILECQKSKKQIVIPVFYKMDPAHKIVIEILERLDDQKKEENVAGNSHQSNKDSTGLDDQRKNINGADLVK; encoded by the exons ATGGCCTGTGCGGAagcctcttcttcctctggtTCCCTCATTCCTTCCTGCAGACATGATGTGTTTCTGAGTTTTAGAGGTACGGATACACGCTTAGGTTTTACATATAATCTGTACAAGGCTTTAGATAGAGAGAAGATCAAGACTTTCTTCGATGATCGTACTCTCAAGAGAGGAGAAAACATATCAGCAACACTACTTCAAGCCATACAAGTTTCAAAGATCTCGGTGGTGATATGTTCTGAAAACTACGGTTCGTCAAGTTGGTGCTTGGATGAACTTGTCAAGATCCTTGAATGTCAAAAATCAAAGAAGCAAATTGTCATTCCAGTATTTTACAAAATGGATCCAGCACAT AAGATTGTTATAGAGATATTAGAACGCCTCGACGACcaaaagaaggaagaaaatgTGGCCGGCAACAGCCACCAAAGCAATAAGGACTCAACTGGCCTCGACGACCAAAGGAAGAATATAAATGGGGCGGACCTTGTTAAATAG
- the LOC126794155 gene encoding disease resistance protein RPV1-like yields MVNQLIASSSSCFTYYDVFLCFRGDDTRGNFRDHLCHALVKKNMKTFIDDNLRKGEDISGALHLAIEASWISVIIFFENFASSNWLDELVTILECRETNHQNRDVSWEHEGYLKELRELMIDRGSEATMLPKLFINGKYVGGSKEVFKLLEEGWFR; encoded by the exons ATGGTTAATCAGCTGAtagcttcttcatcttcatgttTCACCTATTATGatgtatttttgtgttttaggGGTGATGATACTCGCGGAAATTTTAGAGATCATTTGTGCCATGCTTTGGTtaagaagaacatgaagacATTTATAGATGATAACCTAAGAAAAGGAGAAGATATATCAGGAGCACTTCATCTTGCAATAGAAGCATCATGGATTTCT gtCATTATATTCTTCGAAAACTTTGCTTCGTCAAATTGGTTGGACGAGCTTGTTACAATCCTTGAATGTAGGGAAACAAACCACCAAAAT CGTGACGTGTCATGGGAGCATGAAGGTTACCTGAAAGAGTTGAGGGAGCTGATGATAGACAGAGGAAGTGAAGCTACGATGCTTCCGAAATTGTTTATCAATGGAAAATATGTGGGCGGGTCTAAGGAGGTGTTTAAGCTTTTAGAGGAGGGCTGGTTTCGCTAG
- the LOC126794674 gene encoding myosin-6-like — protein MSCLLFLLRRFTQTFSSINVQLFNSLLLCRECCTLRYGEYLNSGLAKLELWCCQTKEEFAGSYWDELKRIRQVVNFLVIERKYINLCPILNVQQLYTICTLYFDDSYNSGNLSSDVISSMREHMIEDADNAVSTSLLLDDNSSIHFSVETSLLPYKRRISLKCSKHCSSVWPL, from the exons ATGTC GTGCCTCCTATTCTTGTTAAGGAGATTTACACAGACTTTCTCATCAATCAATGTTCAGCTCTTTAATAGT CTTCTTTTGTGCCGTGAATGCTGTACATTGAGATATGGGGAGTATTTGAATTCTGGATTGGCTAAGTTGGAGCTATGGTGCTGCCAAACTAAAGAAGAG TTTGCAGGCTCATATTGGGATGAACTTAAGCGCATAAGACAAGTTGTCAATTTCCtg GTCATTGAACGGAAGTACATTAATCTGTGTCCT ATCCTGAATGTGCAGCAACTTTATACAATATGCACTCTGTATTTTGATGACAGCTATAATAGCGGAAACTTATCTTCTGAT GTAATATCCAGTATGAGAGAACACATGATTGAGGATGCTGACAATGCTGTCAGCACCTCATTGTTGTTGGATGATAATTCTAG CATCCATTTCTCGGTCGAGACCTCTTTACTTCCGTACAAAAGAAGGATTTCACTAAAATGCTCCAAGCATTGCAGCAGTGTCTGGCCACTTTAA
- the LOC126794672 gene encoding disease resistance protein RUN1-like produces the protein MACGGASSPAGSVIPTCGHDVFLSFRGRDTRLGFTYNLYKALDREKIKTFYDDRTLKRGENISAALLQAIELSKISLVICSENYGSSSWCLDELVKILECQESKKQIVIPPFYKVDPSHVRHQYGNFGRSFAGLKQIQRGQDPQMDGSSYTTTKLVWMDLLDGYESDFIEKIVEEISDVAGLYNQAFIDFEDGADLKNLEEEDGASRFETGHRTGEEYGLEGTLRHLNELYFQESQGGTPEKESSTEADSNLTSSVVERQYVCS, from the exons ATGGCCTGCGGCGGAGCCTCTTCCCCCGCGGGTTCTGTCATTCCAACCTGCGGGCATGATGTGTTTCTGAGTTTCAGAGGTAGGGATACACGCTTGGGTTTTACATATAATCTCTACAAGGCTTTagatagagagaaaatcaAGACTTTCTACGATGATCGCACGCTCAAGAGAGGAGAGAACATATCAGCAGCACTTCTCCAAGCAATAGAACTCTCCAAGATTTCCCTGGTGATATGCTCTGAAAACTACGGTTCGTCAAGTTGGTGCTTGGATGAACTTGTCAAGATCCTTGAATGTCAAGAATCAAAGAAGCAGATTGTCATTCCACCATTTTACAAAGTGGATCCATCACACGTCCGACATCAGTATGGTAATTTCGGTCGGTCCTTTGCTGGGTTGAAACAGATACAACGAGGACAAGATCCTCAGATGGACGGCAGCTCTTACACAACTACCAAACTTGTCTGGATGGACCTACTCGACGG GTACGAATCTGATTTTATCGAGAAGATTGTTGAGGAGATATCTGATGTGGCTGGCCTCTACAATCAGGCGtttattgattttgaggaTGGGGCGGATCTGAAGAATttagaggaagaagatggagCAAGT AGGTTTGAAACTGGTCACCGCACTGGTGAAGAATATGGATTGGAAGGAACTTTGCGGCATTTGAACGAGTTGTATTTTCAGGAATCACAGGGTGGGACACCAGAGAAGGAATCCAGCACAGAAGCTGATAGCAATTTGACGAGTTCTGTTGTCGAACGGCAATATGTATGTTCTTGA
- the LOC126794153 gene encoding probable serine/threonine-protein kinase PBL3 — MPLGIFALTVFSAREDLAMFSKAGLMKPTAAKPGSGMVVAVKKLKPKGFQGHQEWLTEVNYLGQLHHPNLVKLIGYCLEGENRLLVYEFMPKGSLVNHLRSAGKHHNR, encoded by the exons ATGCCACTAGGAATTTTTGCCCTGACAGTCTTCTCGGCGAGGGAGGATTTGGCTATGTTTTCAAAGGCTGGATTAATGAAACCTACAGCAGCAAAACCAGGGTCAGGAATGGTTGTAGCTGTCAAGAAGCTCAAACCTAAAGGTTTCCAAGGTCACCAGGAATGGTTG ACAGAAGTCAACTATCTTGGCCAACTCCATCATCCAAATCTTGTTAAGCTTATTGGGTACTGTTTGGAAGGTGAAAACCGGCTATTGGTGTATGAGTTCATGCCAAAAGGGAGCTTAGTGAATCATCTTCGCAGCGCTGGAAAACACCATAATCGGTGA
- the LOC126794145 gene encoding growth-regulating factor 8 has translation MGRNRRNEFVETETQGCDIGLGLMMDTHDQSFACKKMNQMVMVMPHHELRFCSGGFDGGTAIKSSSTPLFYNTSSSNPVTTDIYHAASSDFGSVVLPKNLQQPYYSDSLSFSSSVGGMVNVNVRIPFTQAQREELETQTVIYKYIMAWLPVPQQLLLSITNNPPNGVRDLSRTGVRDMFKGFSRSRDPEPWRCKRTDGKKWRCSRNIAIDQKFCERHCHKRRSRKHVESIPNFLNNSNKNASMLSPKLSSIKNNNQIPFSSSMVTPAASSHGQPRALDWFMNGERASVAGSNQEWEQLMPFKLGLNSHTSKNGTDVDFPKQQNESSLNLCKGGSQGLQSQRSHDQLGGTLYSNQAQQTRHFIDARSTERDGNSIDEFGKRKKGSVALNQKLPLSSLTLSMSGENSEAVEECGNRQMGVGVLGSERQNVTQWMSPLSWMCSTPGGPLAEALCLGIASSTRTTPTIGCRSSNADARQEFDLIN, from the exons ATGGGGAGGAATAGGAGAAATGAGTTTGTGGAAACGGAGACACAGGGTTGTGATATTGGGTTGGGTTTGATGATGGACACCCATGACCAATCATTTGCTTGTAAGAAGATGAATCAGATGGTGATGGTGATGCCTCATCATGAACTTCGATTTTGCAGTGGTGGTTTTGATGGAGGAACAGCTATTAAGAGTAGTAGTACACCTCTGTTCTATAACACAAGCAGCAGCAACCCAGTGACTACTGATATATACCATGCTGCCTCCTCTGATTTTGGTTCAGTTGTGCTGCCAAAGAATCTGCAGCAGCCTTACTACTCTGATAGCTTGTCTTTCAGTTCCTCAG TAGGTGGAATGGTGAATGTGAATGTTAGAATTCCTTTTACTCAAGCTCAGAGAGAGGAGCTTGAGACACAGACTGTGATTTACAAGTACATCATGGCATGGCTCCCTGTCCCTCAACAATTACTTCTTTCCATTACCAACAATCCACCAAATG gAGTAAGAGATTTATCAAGAACAGGAGTGCGAGACATGTTCAAGGGGTTCTCTAGGAGTAGGGATCCAGAGCCATGGAGGTGTAAAAGAACAGATGGTAAGAAATGGAGGTGCTCCAGAAACATAGCTATTGATCAGAAGTTCTGTGAAAGACACTGCCACAAAAGACGTTCAAGAAAGCATGTGGAATCAATCCCCAACTTCCTCAACAACAGCAACAAGAATGCTAGCATGCTGAGTCCAAAGCTTTCATCTATCAAGAATAACAATCAAATTCCATTCTCAAGCTCCATGGTGACTCCTGCTGCTTCATCACATGGCCAACCCAG agcattggacTGGTTCATGAACGGAGAAAGAGCCTCTGTTGCTGGTTCAAACCAAGAATGGGAGCAATTGATGCCATTCAAGCTGGGCTTGAACAGCCACACTAGTAAGAATGGCACTGATGTGGATTTTCCAAAGCAACAAAATGAGAGCTCACTCAATCTGTGCAAGGGTGGCAGCCAAGGTCTGCAGAGTCAGAGGTCACATGACCAGTTGGGAGGAACTTTATATTCAAATCAGGCACAACAGACAAGGCATTTCATTGATGCTCGGTCCACTGAGAGAGATGGTAATAGCATTGATGAGTTTGGCAAGAGGAAGAAGGGCTCTGTTGCATTAAACCAGAAGCTGCCCCTTTCATCCCTCACTCTATCAATGTCTGGTGAGAACAGTGAAGCCGTTGAAGAATGTGGAAATAGGCAAATGGGTGTTGGAGTTTTGGGTTCAGAGAGACAGAATGTAACTCAGTGGATGAGTCCACTTTCATGGATGTGCTCAACACCTGGTGGACCTTTGGCTGAGGCTTTGTGCCTTGGCATTGCCAGTTCCACAAGAACAACACCCACAATTGGCTGTAGAAGTTCAAATGCAGATGCTAGACAAGAGTTTGATTTGATCAACTGA
- the LOC126794146 gene encoding myosin-6-like, translated as MTCEGKPVAAFTIYKCLLQCKSFEPGRTSVFDRLIQMIDSEIEKSLKARKPPPSPYGRMTPVFLTSLPSANHPEPADEGVRQVEAKVPASLFKQQLATYVERIYGILGDNLKKELSSFLSLCSQARRREEGVPRSSLVEDY; from the exons ATGACTTG TGAGGGAAAGCCAGTTGCAGCTTTTACAATCTACAAATGTCTTCTCCAATGTAAATCTTTTGAGCCTGGAAGAACTAGTGTCTTTGATCGTCTCATACAGATGATTGATTCAGAAATTGAG AAAAGTCTGAAGGCTAGGAAACCACCTCCATCTCCCTATGGGCGGATGACTCCG GTTTTTCTCACATCCCTTCCTTCTGCAAATCATCCTGAACCTGCCGATGAGGGAGTGCGCCAAGTGGAAGCTAAGGTCCCTGCATCACTTTTTAAGCAGCAGCTTGCAACCTATGTGGAGAGAATATATGGCATACTTGGAGACAATTTGAAAAAGGAGCTATCatcatttctttctttgtgTAGCCAG GCAcgaagaagagaagagggtGTACCAAGAAGCTCATTGGTAGAGGATTATTGA